The following are encoded in a window of Bacillus xiapuensis genomic DNA:
- the xseB gene encoding exodeoxyribonuclease VII small subunit produces the protein MENKELSFEEAMDKLESIVTKLEEGDVALEEALSYYQEGIKLSAFCHEKLTHAENQLAKLMTENGEQDFTVGEEE, from the coding sequence ATGGAGAATAAAGAGCTCAGCTTTGAGGAAGCGATGGATAAGTTAGAATCCATCGTCACGAAATTGGAAGAGGGAGATGTAGCCTTGGAAGAGGCTTTAAGCTATTACCAAGAAGGCATCAAGCTTTCGGCGTTTTGCCATGAAAAACTGACCCATGCGGAAAATCAGCTAGCCAAGCTGATGACAGAAAACGGAGAGCAGGATTTCACTGTCGGTGAGGAGGAATAA
- the xseA gene encoding exodeoxyribonuclease VII large subunit — protein sequence MEVQPYLSVKALTKYIKRKFDADPHLTNVLVKGEISNFKRHSSGHMYFTLKDDKARILAVMFSSANRMLKFRPENGMQVLIKADVTVYESGGQYQMYVKSMQPDGIGELYLAFDQLKKKLEKKGLFDESQKRPLPVYPKTIGVVTSPTGAAVRDILTTIKRRYPIAEILVYPALVQGENAAPSIVSAINTANRDQRAEVLIVGRGGGSIEELWAFNEEQVAMAIRQSHIPVISAVGHETDFTIADFAADRRAPTPTGGAEIAVPHLEEVLEKLAVRKNRLNRAMSEKIRRERKRYQNLKGSYIMRNPQALYRQQAERLDRLNEKLACEQLIHLKQARSSIEELSGRLNRSHPRRRISEAYEGLNRLNDALAKQMKQVLTAKEEIFKQKVSVLHALSPLKVMERGYSLSYNERNQLIKSSRDAAAGEKLTVQLTDGSLHCQIQSIEVKSNGE from the coding sequence ATGGAAGTACAACCATACTTATCAGTAAAAGCCTTAACAAAATATATTAAACGGAAATTTGACGCCGACCCGCATTTAACCAATGTGCTCGTCAAGGGAGAAATTTCCAACTTTAAACGTCATTCAAGCGGACATATGTATTTCACTTTAAAGGATGACAAAGCGAGAATATTAGCGGTGATGTTTTCATCCGCAAACCGCATGCTGAAGTTTCGCCCTGAAAACGGAATGCAAGTATTAATTAAAGCGGATGTGACCGTGTATGAATCAGGCGGACAGTATCAAATGTATGTCAAATCCATGCAGCCGGACGGCATCGGTGAATTATACTTAGCTTTTGATCAGCTGAAGAAAAAGCTGGAAAAGAAAGGGCTGTTTGATGAGAGCCAAAAACGCCCGCTTCCGGTCTATCCGAAAACGATCGGGGTCGTGACCTCCCCAACGGGTGCCGCAGTTCGTGATATCCTTACGACCATTAAAAGGCGCTACCCAATCGCCGAAATTCTTGTTTATCCAGCTTTGGTGCAGGGGGAGAATGCGGCTCCGTCCATCGTGTCCGCAATCAACACAGCCAATCGCGACCAGCGAGCTGAAGTCCTGATTGTCGGCCGCGGAGGAGGCTCGATTGAAGAGCTTTGGGCGTTCAATGAAGAACAGGTGGCTATGGCCATCCGTCAATCTCATATTCCGGTGATTTCTGCTGTCGGCCATGAAACGGATTTTACCATCGCTGATTTTGCAGCGGATCGCCGGGCTCCTACACCAACAGGCGGAGCAGAGATTGCCGTGCCGCATCTTGAAGAAGTGCTTGAAAAGCTAGCTGTTCGAAAAAACAGGCTGAACCGGGCGATGTCAGAGAAGATTCGCCGCGAGCGCAAGCGGTATCAAAATTTGAAAGGCTCCTATATCATGCGTAATCCGCAAGCGCTGTATCGTCAGCAGGCTGAGCGGCTGGATCGCTTGAACGAAAAGCTTGCCTGCGAGCAGCTCATCCATTTGAAGCAGGCGCGTTCAAGCATAGAGGAACTGTCAGGACGATTAAACCGGAGTCATCCCAGAAGAAGAATCAGCGAGGCTTATGAGGGGCTGAATCGCTTAAATGACGCGCTGGCGAAACAAATGAAGCAAGTGCTGACAGCAAAGGAGGAAATCTTCAAGCAGAAGGTTTCCGTGCTGCATGCTCTCAGCCCGCTTAAAGTGATGGAGCGCGGATATAGCCTTTCTTATAATGAAAGAAATCAATTAATTAAATCAAGCCGCGATGCAGCCGCTGGAGAAAAACTGACCGTTCAGCTGACGGATGGAAGCCTGCACTGTCAAATTCAATCAATTGAGGTGAAAAGCAATGGAGAATAA
- the folD gene encoding bifunctional methylenetetrahydrofolate dehydrogenase/methenyltetrahydrofolate cyclohydrolase FolD encodes MAATIIDGKAIAQSIRQELKKDVAELKRNGVTPGLAVILVGEDPASQTYVRNKDKACAEVGIHSEIYRYPAHLSEAELLAKVEELNQDNNIHGILVQLPLPAHISEDKVIDAISPEKDVDGFHPVNVGKMAIGKEAFYSCTPFGIIKMLERENISLEGKHAVVIGRSNIVGKPAALLALKESATVTVCHSRTKDLSAFTRQADIVIAAVGKAKFLKAEDLKPGAVVIDVGMNRDENGKLCGDVDFESAKQVAGAITPVPGGVGPMTITMLLFNTVQSVKQKAAMANSK; translated from the coding sequence ATGGCGGCAACCATCATTGACGGGAAAGCAATTGCGCAAAGCATTCGGCAGGAATTGAAGAAAGATGTTGCAGAGCTAAAAAGAAATGGTGTAACACCGGGCTTAGCGGTCATTTTAGTTGGGGAGGATCCAGCCTCTCAAACATATGTGAGAAACAAAGATAAAGCATGTGCCGAAGTGGGCATCCACTCCGAGATCTACCGCTATCCGGCTCATTTATCAGAAGCAGAGCTGCTGGCTAAAGTGGAAGAATTAAACCAGGACAACAATATCCATGGCATTCTCGTGCAGCTTCCGTTACCAGCCCATATTTCAGAGGATAAGGTCATTGACGCGATTTCTCCAGAAAAAGATGTGGATGGTTTTCATCCGGTTAACGTTGGAAAAATGGCCATTGGAAAAGAGGCGTTTTATTCCTGCACACCATTCGGTATTATCAAGATGCTTGAGCGGGAAAACATCTCTTTAGAAGGAAAACATGCGGTGGTCATCGGCCGCAGCAATATCGTTGGTAAACCGGCAGCGTTATTGGCGCTAAAAGAAAGCGCAACCGTGACCGTTTGCCATTCCAGAACGAAAGATTTGTCAGCCTTTACGAGACAAGCTGATATCGTGATCGCTGCTGTCGGAAAAGCAAAGTTCTTAAAAGCAGAGGACCTGAAGCCGGGCGCGGTAGTCATTGACGTGGGAATGAACCGCGACGAAAACGGCAAGCTTTGCGGAGATGTCGATTTTGAAAGTGCAAAGCAGGTAGCGGGAGCCATTACACCCGTTCCAGGCGGTGTTGGCCCGATGACGATCACGATGCTGCTATTTAACACGGTGCAGTCTGTCAAACAAAAAGCAGCCATGGCAAACTCTAAATAA
- the nusB gene encoding transcription antitermination factor NusB — protein sequence MKRRTAREKSLQALYQMDMSGADPREAISNVLEEAPHDEYLQSAVMGTASHLNDIDELIKANLEKWSFDRLAKVDRNILRLAVFEMKYLDDVPAKVAINEAVELAKHFSDERSGKFINGVLSRIHDSLLHG from the coding sequence ATGAAAAGACGTACAGCACGCGAGAAAAGCTTGCAAGCCCTCTATCAAATGGATATGAGCGGAGCCGATCCGCGGGAAGCCATCAGCAATGTTTTGGAGGAAGCCCCGCATGATGAATATCTACAAAGCGCAGTAATGGGCACCGCTTCCCATTTGAATGATATTGATGAGCTAATCAAGGCCAACTTAGAAAAGTGGTCCTTTGACCGCTTGGCGAAAGTGGACCGCAATATTTTGAGATTGGCTGTTTTTGAAATGAAATATTTGGATGATGTGCCGGCAAAAGTAGCGATCAATGAAGCGGTGGAATTGGCGAAGCATTTTAGCGATGAGCGTTCCGGCAAGTTCATTAACGGAGTATTATCGCGGATTCATGATTCTTTATTACATGGATGA
- a CDS encoding Asp23/Gls24 family envelope stress response protein, whose product MGESSQTANQVLEMSNGVNGLGKIEIAPEVIEVIAGIAASEVEGVEKMRGSFAAGVVERLGKKNHGKGVRVELTEEGIKVDVYCIVAFGISIPVVAQKVQDNIRQALLNMTALEADEVNIHVVGIQFDTKHTESDQTTEE is encoded by the coding sequence ATGGGTGAGAGCAGCCAAACAGCAAATCAAGTTTTAGAAATGAGCAATGGCGTGAATGGTCTGGGGAAAATTGAAATTGCTCCGGAAGTCATTGAAGTCATTGCGGGCATTGCCGCGTCAGAAGTAGAGGGCGTAGAAAAAATGCGCGGAAGCTTTGCGGCAGGCGTAGTTGAACGGCTAGGAAAGAAAAATCACGGCAAGGGAGTGCGTGTAGAGCTGACCGAAGAGGGGATCAAGGTCGATGTCTATTGCATCGTTGCTTTTGGTATTTCCATTCCTGTTGTCGCTCAGAAGGTTCAGGATAATATCCGTCAAGCGCTGTTAAATATGACCGCACTTGAAGCAGATGAAGTGAACATTCATGTTGTGGGCATTCAATTTGACACTAAGCATACGGAAAGCGATCAGACGACGGAAGAGTAA